Below is a genomic region from Clostridia bacterium.
CCTGGGAAGGGTTAGCGGATTCTGTTTTAAAGGTTGTTGTGCAGGAAGGAATAACCTTTATTGATAACTTTGCGTTTATGGGCTTTGAAAAGTTGGAGGAAATAGAGCTTCCCGAGGGACTGACAGGTATCGGAAATCTTGCTTTTGCAGATTGCAGAGCTTTGAAGGAAATTGTGATACCCGATTCGGTGGAGGCGATTGGACTTTATGCGTTTTCGGGGTGTACTGCTCTTGAATATGTAACCTTTGGGAACAGTATTTTAAGAGCGGAATTCTTATTTGATGCGGATTGCCCGAACTTAAAAGCGATTTTCTTTAACGGTACAAAAAAGGAGTGGTTTACACCGGTTAAGGTGGGTTTTACAAGCTACAGACCCATTATCGGACTACCGGAGAGCGCAGAGCTGATTTTTTTAGGGGATACGGATTGTGCGGTGTATCAGGTCGCAGGAAAGACGAAGGTACTTGTTAAAGAATTTCCGTCTGCAAAGGCGGTTCAGGTGCTGGCATACGACCAATCGGGCAGGTTGATTGGGGTCAAAACCGTTTCGGCGGACGGCAAAGCAATCTTTGACACCGATGCGGTAAAAAACGTAAAGGTATATGTCTGGAATCAAGACTATGTACCTATTGCTATAACCGAGGAAGTATAAAAAACAAGCTATTGCAAGTCGCAATAGCTTGTTTTTTATACAAAGGCAGAAATGTCGGGGGCGCCGTAGAGTTCCTCGTAGTCGGGGCCTAAGAAGCATGCAAAAGAGGAAATGTGCGTAAAGCCTAAATCCTTGTAAAAGGGAATATCCACCTTTACATGGTCATTGTGCGGTTTTAAAAGCTTGGGCGGTTTTTTGTATTCAGAATAAAGGGAATTGTCGTACCAGTATTCTAAGACTGTTGCCTCCTCGTATCCGAAAAAGTCCAGAAGCTTTTTTACATTTACAATTTCTTCTTCAGGCATATCCTTTGCAGGCTTTGTAAAGTCGCGCTTATAGGGGGCGTATTCCACGAACACACCCTTTTCGGGTATGGTATGCTTTGGCGGTGTAATGGTATCGCAATACGCAAGATATGCAATTTTAGCATTGGGACGGGTTGCTTTAAGCTTTTTTAAAATGGCGTTCATGGTCATCAGCTGATGGTCGGACGGAGAGAGCTTTTTGCAGTTTTCGCATTGGCAGTAATTTTTAATGCCGTCATCTAACCACAAATAAAAGCAATCGTCTGTGCCGTACAGCTTGTCTGCAAGCTCTGCGGCGCGGTTTGCCACATAGTCCATGGCATCGGCGTTGGTTACACAGAAATTAAATTCCTTTACGCGGTTGCCGTTTTCGTCCATGCGAAACCAGGTGGGGTGGGTGTCAAACAAATCACGGGGCAAAAGATAGCTTGCTACATGCAGTTCATAGTGGATTTTCAAACCCAATTCCCGTGCGCGGTCAATATTTTTACGGTATTCTGCGGTTTTACAAAGGTCAAGCATAGCCTCTAAATGCTCATGTGCCTTGGTACCACCCTCGGAATGTATACCTAAAACTTCTATATTATTCTGATGTAAACGGTCAATCCAGACATTTGTGATTTCGTCCGGGTGAATAATCAGTTTTTTCAAGAGTATCTCCCCCTTTTTTATAATAGTATCATATCTGAATTTGTTTTTCAACTAAAAAAAGAGACAAAAATATCAATTTTTGTCTCTTTTTTGTTAACCTTTAATCCAGTTGATAAACGGGGTGAGCACCAGCCAATCCAGCAACAGATACACGCCGATGACAAACACGAATATCCAGAAAGCACCCCATCCTGCTTTTACATTTTTGGGTTCGTTCTTGTCTTTTTTATCCTTCATACAATTTCCTCCTTCAAGCCGTGGGCAGGCACATCGATTTGTGTCACATCACTGCGGTTTACATAAAGGGTATGTGTTTTTTCATTTATATAGCGTTTTACACCGAATACATCCTCTGAGAGGGCAATGAATTCGGTTTTGCCCGATTTCAAAAGGTCGCTGTCTGCACGCTGACGCATGTATTTTCTATACAGATTAAAAGTGCTTTGGTCTTCCTTCCCCCAGGGGTAAGGCTTGCGGTTATCGGGGTCTTTACCGCCGGTTACACCGGCTTCGTCCCCGTAATAAACCGAGGGTACACCCGGGAAGGTAAACTGCAATGCCACAAGCTGTGTAAGCAGTTTAAAGCTGTGGTCGGGTGCAATTTCATCTGTCATGGTGCGGATGCGCTCGGTATCATGCGTACCTAACAGGTTTAAATTACACAGGAAAGCTGATTCGGGGTAGTTTTCCATCTGGGTCATGAAACGGTTTTTCAAATCATAGGCGTTGATATCGCCACGGAAAAAGTCGAACATAGAGTCCCTGAACGGATAATTCATAACGCAGTCTAACTCGCGGTGGGTGAAATATTTTCTTAAGGTGTCGTAGGCAACCTTGTTGGAAGCATCCTCCCACACCTCGCCCAGTACAATCGCTTCGGGGTTTTCTTCCTTTACGGTTTTAAAAAGAAGTGCCAGAAAATCGTCGGGCAGCTCGTCTGCCACATCTAAACGCCAACCACCGATGCCGCATTTTGTCCATTTGCGGATAACACTGTCTTGGTCTGTGAGCAGGAATTTTCGCAAATCTTCGTTATTTTCTTCCAAATCGGGCAGGTCGGTCACGCCCCACCAACACTCGTATTCTTCCGGATAGTCTGTAAAGCGGAACCAGGGGAAATATGGCGAGTCCTTGGATTGGAAAGCACCACCGTCTCCGTAATTTTTGAAGCGGTTAAAGTAGATGCTGTCTGCACCCACATGGTTAAAGACCCCGTCTAAAATCAGCTTGATGCCGTTTTTGTCTGCTTCCTGCACCAGTTGCATAAAGTCATGCTCGCTGCCTAATATGTTGTCGATTTTTTTGTAATCTGCGGTGGAGTAGCGATGGTTGGAGGCGGACTCGAAAATCGGGTTTAAGTAAATACAGCTAACCCCTAAATCTTTTAAATAGGGAAGCTTTTGGGTAATGCCCTTTAAATTTCCACCGTAAAAATCCCAGGTTTTGATGTCGTTATCTTCCCCGCGGATGTATGCGGGCATTTCTGACCAGTCGCGGTAGTAAACATCTTTTTTGGCTCGGATGACCTCTCCACCTACATGAAAACGGTCAGGGAAAATCTGATATACAATACCTTTTTTATACCAGTCGGGAATTTTAGGGGTTTTCTGATACACCGTAAGCTGCCAGGAATTCGGCATATCATCGGTGCAGTAGCTGCTCCCACCGTCCCCTCTGCCACAGTAAAAGGTTGGTCCGTAAATACTGTGCAAGCGGAAATGATAAAAGATAAGACCTGCCTCTTTGGGTGTCAGGGTGATATGAAACCAATCGCCCGCCTGCTCCATTTCCAGATCGCCCATGTTTTGGGTGCATAAATACACCCGGTCGCATTCCTCAGCAAGGATGGAAAAAGAAACAGCAGTACCGCAGGCTACGGCACCAAAAGGGGACTTGTGTTTTGAATTCCAAGCGTCAAACTGTATCACGGCATTTAAACCTTTCTGCACACAAATAATGTCAAAGTCCCCATGCCTGTGTGCAGACATGGGGGCAAAAAGTATAAAACTCAGACAACGAAATACGGGTCAATGCCCCAGATTTCTTCTGCGTAACGCAAAATGGTGTTGTCACTGGAGAAACGACCGGATTTTGCGATGTTGATAACTGCGGATTTATTCCAACTGTCACGATCTTTATAGCGTCTGTTGATTTCGTCATTTGCTTTCACAAAGGCATCGAAATCCTTCAGAACGAAAAATTCGTCATTCCAGGTTACCAGGTGGTTGTAAATTTCGTCATATTCACCCCAGCTGGAGGAATACATATCACTTCGGAGCTGATCTAAAACCTTGTGAACTCTCGGGTCGGTGTTATAAATCTCGGAGGACATGTAGCCACCGTTTTTATAGTAGTTGATAACCTCTTCCGAAGAAAGACCGAAGGTTACGATGTTTTCTTTACCAACCGCATCGTAAATTTCTACATTTGCACCGTCCATGGTAGCAAGGGTGATGGCACCGTTCATCATGAACTTCATGTTACTGGTGCCCGATGCTTCCTTAGAGGCGGTGGAAATCTGCATGCTCACGTTGGAAGCGGGGATGATGCGCTGTGCCGCGTCTACGTTGTAGTTGGGCACGAACACAACCTTTAATTTGCCCCCGATTCTCGGGTCGTTGTTTACTTTGTCCGCTACCGAGTTAATCAGCTTGATAACCGATTTGGCAAGGCGATAGGACGAAAAGGCTTTTGCACCGAAGATAAAGGTGCGGGGCGGTACATCCATATCGGGATTTTCCAAAAGCTCGTTATAAAGGTGCATGATGTAGAGAATGTTTAAGGTCTGGCGCTTGTAAGCGTGCAGTCTCTTAACCTGGGTGCAGAACAAGCTGTGGGTATCCAGTTCAATACCGTAATTTTTCTTGGTAAACGCATCCATTTCGATTTTTTTGCGATGCTTGATGCCTGCAAATTCTTCCCGGAAGGTTTTGTCATCTGCAAAAGGAAGTAACGCTTCCAACTCTTCGGGTTTTTTGATCCACTTATCGCCAATGGCTTCGCAAATCAGCTTTGCAAGCTCTGTGTTTGCAGAAAGCAACCAGCGACGGTGGGTGATACCGTTGGTTTTGTTATTGAATTTGCCCGGATAATGCTGGTGGAAATCTTTCAATTCCTGATTTTTTAAGATTTCGGTGTGCAGAGCTGCAACACCGTTTACCGAGTGCGAGCCTACAATCGCAAGGTTTGCCATGCGGATTTTACCGTCCCACATAATTGCCATTTTCTGGTGCTTGTCGTAATTATCCGGATATTTTTCCTGCAATTCTTCGTTGAAACGACGGTTGATTTCTTCAATAATCATGAATACTCTGGGGAGTAATTCTTTCATTAAGTTGATGTCAATCTTCTCAAGCGCTTCTGCCATAATGGTGTGGTTGGTGTATGCCATGGTCTTTGTGGTGATGTCCCACGCCTTTGCCCAGGGAATATTTTCTTCATCCATCAAAAGACGCATCAATTCTGCTACAGCCAGTGAGGGATGGGTGTCGTTGATGTGCACTGCATGGTATTTGTGGAAATCTTCTACCGCATAGCCTAAGCTTTTATGCTTGCGGAGCATGCTCTGCAGACCTGCGCTTACAAAGAAGTATTCCTGCTTTAAACGCAGGGTTTTACCGCTCTGGGTAGAGTCGTTGGGGTAGAGCATGTTGGAAATCAGTTCGGTGTTAAACTTCTTTTCAACCGACTTCATGTAGTCGCCCTGATTGAATTCGCCAAAGTTTACGTCTTCGCCTACAACCTTAGCGTCCCAGAGACGCAATGAGTTTACGTTACGGCAGTCATAGCCCACGATGGGGGTATCATACGGAACAGCTAAGATTTCATCATAATCCTTGTGCTGTACCTGAATCTGACCGTTTTTGTCCACTTCCACTTCTACACGGCCGCCGAATTTAACGGTAACCGCTTCGTCTTCACGGCGCATTTCCCA
It encodes:
- a CDS encoding leucine-rich repeat domain-containing protein encodes the protein MKKLLFLIGAGLAFVMLFSGSVWAAETVKSGVCPENIEWSLDDTGVLTISGTGVMHYSEEQARAPWEGLADSVLKVVVQEGITFIDNFAFMGFEKLEEIELPEGLTGIGNLAFADCRALKEIVIPDSVEAIGLYAFSGCTALEYVTFGNSILRAEFLFDADCPNLKAIFFNGTKKEWFTPVKVGFTSYRPIIGLPESAELIFLGDTDCAVYQVAGKTKVLVKEFPSAKAVQVLAYDQSGRLIGVKTVSADGKAIFDTDAVKNVKVYVWNQDYVPIAITEEV
- a CDS encoding DUF4838 domain-containing protein, with translation MKKLIIHPDEITNVWIDRLHQNNIEVLGIHSEGGTKAHEHLEAMLDLCKTAEYRKNIDRARELGLKIHYELHVASYLLPRDLFDTHPTWFRMDENGNRVKEFNFCVTNADAMDYVANRAAELADKLYGTDDCFYLWLDDGIKNYCQCENCKKLSPSDHQLMTMNAILKKLKATRPNAKIAYLAYCDTITPPKHTIPEKGVFVEYAPYKRDFTKPAKDMPEEEIVNVKKLLDFFGYEEATVLEYWYDNSLYSEYKKPPKLLKPHNDHVKVDIPFYKDLGFTHISSFACFLGPDYEELYGAPDISAFV
- a CDS encoding glycoside hydrolase family 13 protein; the encoded protein is MIQFDAWNSKHKSPFGAVACGTAVSFSILAEECDRVYLCTQNMGDLEMEQAGDWFHITLTPKEAGLIFYHFRLHSIYGPTFYCGRGDGGSSYCTDDMPNSWQLTVYQKTPKIPDWYKKGIVYQIFPDRFHVGGEVIRAKKDVYYRDWSEMPAYIRGEDNDIKTWDFYGGNLKGITQKLPYLKDLGVSCIYLNPIFESASNHRYSTADYKKIDNILGSEHDFMQLVQEADKNGIKLILDGVFNHVGADSIYFNRFKNYGDGGAFQSKDSPYFPWFRFTDYPEEYECWWGVTDLPDLEENNEDLRKFLLTDQDSVIRKWTKCGIGGWRLDVADELPDDFLALLFKTVKEENPEAIVLGEVWEDASNKVAYDTLRKYFTHRELDCVMNYPFRDSMFDFFRGDINAYDLKNRFMTQMENYPESAFLCNLNLLGTHDTERIRTMTDEIAPDHSFKLLTQLVALQFTFPGVPSVYYGDEAGVTGGKDPDNRKPYPWGKEDQSTFNLYRKYMRQRADSDLLKSGKTEFIALSEDVFGVKRYINEKTHTLYVNRSDVTQIDVPAHGLKEEIV
- a CDS encoding glycogen/starch/alpha-glucan phosphorylase, with protein sequence MNKTKDQIKKDFTKKLITRYGKDITQASPLHIYEAAGRLVRDYIAHYWHDTRTQYVDEGVKQVHYFSMEFLLGKLLDSNLINLGIKDQFKEAMAELGIDLGELEDMEIEPGLGNGGLGRLAACFLDSMSSTGIPAYGQGIRYKYGLFKQKIQNGYQIEESDNWLKHENIWEMRREDEAVTVKFGGRVEVEVDKNGQIQVQHKDYDEILAVPYDTPIVGYDCRNVNSLRLWDAKVVGEDVNFGEFNQGDYMKSVEKKFNTELISNMLYPNDSTQSGKTLRLKQEYFFVSAGLQSMLRKHKSLGYAVEDFHKYHAVHINDTHPSLAVAELMRLLMDEENIPWAKAWDITTKTMAYTNHTIMAEALEKIDINLMKELLPRVFMIIEEINRRFNEELQEKYPDNYDKHQKMAIMWDGKIRMANLAIVGSHSVNGVAALHTEILKNQELKDFHQHYPGKFNNKTNGITHRRWLLSANTELAKLICEAIGDKWIKKPEELEALLPFADDKTFREEFAGIKHRKKIEMDAFTKKNYGIELDTHSLFCTQVKRLHAYKRQTLNILYIMHLYNELLENPDMDVPPRTFIFGAKAFSSYRLAKSVIKLINSVADKVNNDPRIGGKLKVVFVPNYNVDAAQRIIPASNVSMQISTASKEASGTSNMKFMMNGAITLATMDGANVEIYDAVGKENIVTFGLSSEEVINYYKNGGYMSSEIYNTDPRVHKVLDQLRSDMYSSSWGEYDEIYNHLVTWNDEFFVLKDFDAFVKANDEINRRYKDRDSWNKSAVINIAKSGRFSSDNTILRYAEEIWGIDPYFVV